One Panicum virgatum strain AP13 chromosome 9K, P.virgatum_v5, whole genome shotgun sequence genomic region harbors:
- the LOC120652864 gene encoding translation initiation factor IF-2-like translates to MEVKVSGSGDAARGASPTASGSKKRPPSRLQKQAPASLQLEQGAAGAGPGAGAGAWGDGRAAIPLLSPLVTSPAMPVWEADRSGGGRREGGGEQADGRNGGEQQQQQRGAARHGGGGERQAHDASPRSSAPAPAAGGGWRHPALQAPVAEPASLVPLFKSQCAVEARNAPQ, encoded by the coding sequence ATGGAGGTGAAGGTGTCCGGATCAGGCGACGCGGCGCGGGGCGCGTCCCCGACCGCCTCCGGCTCCAAGAAGCGGCCGCCCAGCCGGCTGCAGAAGCAGGCGCCGGCGTCGCTGCAGCTGGAgcagggcgccgccggcgcggggccgggcgcgggcgcgggggcgTGGGGCGACGGGAGGGCGGCGATCCCGCTCCTGTCGCCGCTCGTCACGTCGCCCGCGATGCCGGTGTGGGAGGCGGACCGGTCGGGGGGCggcaggagggagggaggcggggaGCAGGCCGACGGGAggaacggcggcgagcagcagcagcagcagcgtggcgccgcccggcacggcggcggcggggagcgccaGGCGCACGACGCGTCCCCCAGGTcgtccgcgcccgcgcctgcggccGGCGGGGGATGGCGGCACCCGGCGCTCCAGGCGCCGGTTGCGGAGCCGGCGTCCCTCGTGCCCTTGTTCAAGTCGCAGTGCGCGGTGGAGGCGCGCAACGCGCCGCAATGA